DNA sequence from the Sinorhizobium sp. RAC02 genome:
CCGTCATCGTGGTCAGCTCCGACCTCGAGGAGGTGCTTGGTGTCTCCAGCCGCATCATGGTCATGGCACAAGGCAAGCAGGCCGGTATCCTGGACCGCGAGGACGCTAGTGACGTCTCGGTGATGGAACTGGCGACAATCTGAACAGGGAAGAGGCAGCATGTCTGAAATCACGCTCAACGCACCGAAATTGTTCGACCTTTCCGGCAACGTCGCCTTCGTGACGGGGGCGGGCAGCGGCATCGGCCAGCGCATCGCCATGGGGCTGGCGCAATGCGGTGCGGACGTCGCGCTGCTCGACCGCCGTACGATGACGGCCTTGCCCAGACGGCCGATTTCATCGCGCGGGCAGAGCGCCGCAGCATCCAGATCGCCGCCGACGTCACCAGCGGCCCGGCGCTGAACGATGCGATCGCCCGCACGCAGGCGGACCTTGGTGCTCTCACGCTCGCGGTCAACGCGGCTGGCATCGCTAATGCCAATCCGGCCGAGGAGATGGAGGAAAGCCAGTTCCAGACGATGATGGACATCAACTTGAAGGGCGTTTTTCTCTCCTGCCAGGCGGAAGCGCGTGCCATGCTGAAGACCGGCCGCGGCGCCATCGTCAACATCGCTTCCATGTCCGGCGTTATCGTCAATCGTGGCCTCAGCCAGTGCCATTACAACGCCTCCAAGGCCGGCGTGATCCACATGACCAAGTCCATGGCCATGGAATGGGTCGACCGCGGCATCCGCGTCAACACAATCAGCCCGGGCTACACCGCAACACCGATGAACACCCGGCCGGAAATGGTGCATCAGACAAAGCTCTTTGAAGAGCAGACGCCCATGCAGCGCATGGCAAATGTCGACGAGATGGTCGGCCCGGCCGTCTTCCTGCTCTCGAATGCCGCAAGCTTCGTGACGGGTGTCGATCTGCTGGTCGATGGCGGCTTCTGCTGCTGGTAGTTTCCAAGGCCGGCTTTAAGCCGGCCTCTTGCATTTCTGTCCGGAAATTCCTTATTTGCGCATGTTTTCCGGGCGGGCGAAATTCCCCACCGGCGGTATCCGAAGCAATCCGGGAGCCCGCAAGCGCCTTCCGACGGAAGGGTCAGCAGATCCGCTGCGGGCTCATCCGCGCGGTGTGCTTGGTCGCCCGGGTCACATCGAAGCTCCCGTCGATCTGGTGCGTCTTGCCGGCAAGACGCCCTCCGGCGCGATCTGCGAGGTCACAAACGATGACGGAACCATGGCACGCGGCCGGATAATCGTCTTTGCAGACCTCGCCTCGGGCCACGATGGCCGTTTGGGGCGCTTGACTCGCGTGCCTTTGGCTGGAGGAGTATGCCCGTTAGCGCGGCCGGGTTGACTGTTTGGGTTTGGGGGCGGCCGTTCGAATCTATTCAAGAGCTTGAATGGATATGTTCCTTCAGAAGGCCCGGTAATTCGCCTGTACGTGAGCGCGTGAACTTCACGATGCCAGACCGGCGTATGCCGGTCTGCGGTTGAGTGTGCGACGTGTGTCAGATAACGCCCAGTGCGTCCATGGCTTCCGCCACCCGGACGAAACCCGCGATGTTCGCCCCTAGCACGTAGTCGCGTGGAGCGCCGTATTCCTCGGCGGTTTCGGCGCACACATCGTGGATGTTGTGCATGATTGTGGCTAGGCGCTTTTCAGTCTGCTCGAAGGTCCAGCTATCGCGAGAAGCGTTTTGCTGCATCTCCAGTGCCGAGGTTGCGACGCCACCGGCATTGGCAGCCTTTCCGGGTGCGAACAACACGTTTGCTTCCTGAAAGAGGCGTACGGCCTCGGGTGTCGTCGGCATGTTGGCCCCTTCGACGACTGCGATCACCCCGTTTTTGATCAGCGTTTTGGCGTCTTTTCTTGTGAGTTCGTTCTGTGTCGCCGAGGGCATCGCGACGTCGCAGGGCACATCCCATATGGATCCCCCCTCGACGTAGCGGCAGCCAGCCCCTTTGCTCCGCGCGTATTCCGATATCCGCTCGCGGCGGACTTCCTTGATTTCCTTGAGGAGATGGAGATCGATGCCGTTTTCATCGATCACATATCCACCGGAATCCGAGCAGGCTATGACCTTTCCGCCGAACTCGATGACCTTTTCCATCGTGTAGATCGCAACGTTGCCCGAGCCGGAAACGACAGTTTGTTTTCCCTCGAAGCCCTCGCCTTTGGTCGCCAGCATTCGCTCGGCAAAATAGGTGGCGCCATAGCCGGTGGCCTCCCGGCGTGCGCGCGAGCCACCGTAAAACAGTGCTTTTCCCGTCAATACACCGGCTTCATAGCGGTTGGTCAGGCGTTTGTACTGACCGAACATGTAGCCGATCTCCCGCCCCCCGACACCGATATCCCCCGCTGGAACGTCTGTGTATTCTCCAATGTGGCGATGCAGTTCCGTCATGAAGGACTGGCAGAAACGCATGATTTCACCGTCCGATCGGCCGCGCGGATTGAAATCAGATCCACCCTTGCCGCCACCGATTGGCATGCCGGTCAGCGCGTTCTTGAACGTCTGTTCGAAGCCAAGAAATTTGATGATACCGACGTTGACCGAGGGGTGAAAGCGGATGCCGCCCTTGTAGGGACCGAG
Encoded proteins:
- the gdhA gene encoding NADP-specific glutamate dehydrogenase, translated to MVNVDEKLEPILNEVLRRNAGEQEFHQAVREVLESLGRVVAKHPNYADNALIERICEPERQIIFRIPWVDDSGQVQINRGFRVQFNSALGPYKGGIRFHPSVNVGIIKFLGFEQTFKNALTGMPIGGGKGGSDFNPRGRSDGEIMRFCQSFMTELHRHIGEYTDVPAGDIGVGGREIGYMFGQYKRLTNRYEAGVLTGKALFYGGSRARREATGYGATYFAERMLATKGEGFEGKQTVVSGSGNVAIYTMEKVIEFGGKVIACSDSGGYVIDENGIDLHLLKEIKEVRRERISEYARSKGAGCRYVEGGSIWDVPCDVAMPSATQNELTRKDAKTLIKNGVIAVVEGANMPTTPEAVRLFQEANVLFAPGKAANAGGVATSALEMQQNASRDSWTFEQTEKRLATIMHNIHDVCAETAEEYGAPRDYVLGANIAGFVRVAEAMDALGVI